In the genome of Paenibacillus sp. FSL R5-0766, one region contains:
- the rsmH gene encoding 16S rRNA (cytosine(1402)-N(4))-methyltransferase RsmH → MFHHITVLKEEATEGLNIKQDGIYVDCTLGGGGHSSVIASKLGPGGRLIALDQDDWALDNAREKLAAYGERVTLVKTNFRDLEQVLKDLDVPMKDGVPQVDGILYDLGVSSPQFDEGERGFSYNHDAPLDMRMDQDAMLTAKEIVNEWPEEEIARILYRYGEEKFSRRIARVIVGKRAQSTIETTGELVELIKEGIPAAARRTGGHPAKRSFQALRIAVNDELGAFEEGLHQAVRCLAPGGRVSVITFHSLEDRICKQIFSSYLEKCTCPPDFPLCVCGGKGALRLVNRKPLIPTETELTENSRARSAKLRVAEKL, encoded by the coding sequence TTGTTTCACCACATAACCGTACTCAAAGAAGAGGCAACAGAGGGATTAAACATCAAGCAGGACGGTATATACGTGGACTGCACTTTAGGCGGTGGCGGACATAGCTCCGTGATTGCTTCCAAGCTCGGTCCAGGGGGACGTCTGATCGCACTTGATCAGGATGACTGGGCTTTGGATAATGCTCGCGAGAAGCTCGCTGCTTATGGAGAACGTGTAACATTGGTGAAAACCAATTTTCGAGATCTGGAACAGGTACTCAAGGATCTGGATGTACCAATGAAGGATGGTGTACCACAGGTCGATGGTATTTTGTACGACTTGGGTGTGTCATCTCCGCAATTTGATGAAGGAGAACGTGGATTCAGCTACAATCACGATGCTCCGCTCGATATGCGGATGGACCAGGATGCAATGCTGACGGCCAAAGAGATTGTGAATGAGTGGCCAGAAGAAGAGATTGCTCGAATTTTGTATCGCTATGGTGAAGAGAAATTTTCGAGGAGAATTGCCCGTGTTATCGTCGGAAAACGAGCGCAGTCTACCATTGAGACGACAGGTGAACTCGTGGAACTGATCAAGGAAGGCATCCCGGCGGCAGCTCGCCGTACTGGTGGACATCCTGCCAAACGTAGCTTCCAGGCATTACGCATTGCCGTCAACGATGAGTTGGGCGCGTTTGAAGAAGGCTTGCATCAGGCTGTTCGTTGTCTGGCACCAGGAGGACGTGTATCTGTTATTACCTTCCACTCCCTTGAGGATCGGATATGTAAACAGATTTTCAGCAGTTATCTGGAAAAATGTACATGTCCACCCGATTTTCCGTTGTGTGTATGCGGCGGCAAGGGGGCCCTGCGTTTAGTTAACAGAAAACCGTTGATTCCAACGGAAACGGAATTGACCGAAAATTCACGTGCTCGTTCAGCCAAGCTGCGCGTAGCCGAGAAATTGTAG
- a CDS encoding UDP-N-acetylmuramoyl-L-alanyl-D-glutamate--2,6-diaminopimelate ligase, with amino-acid sequence MLLKQFASMLTTARLVGESNTECQNLQTDSRQVKPGDLFICLPGHTVDGHDYAEKAVNAGAVALVVERQLDLPVPQLLVKDSRFAMAVLADFFFDSPSQKMNMIGVTGTNGKTTTTYLIEKIMSDYGRKTGLIGTIQMRYDGRTYPMSGTTPEALDLQRSLHDMVQKGTDCCVMEVSSHALEQGRVKGTNFRTAVFTNLTQDHLDYHHSMEEYRGAKGLFFARLGNGYTEDVTQRKFAVINADDPAAAYFISVTAAEVITYGMGEKADVRASQISITSQGTSFHVDTFAGNTNIRLRMVGKFNVYNAMAAISAALVEGIPLEEIKRSLETVPGVDGRVEGVDEGQPFAVIVDYAHTPDGLENVLRTVKEFAEGRVICVFGCGGDRDRTKRPLMGKIAANYSDFVLVTSDNPRTEDPDLILKDIEQGLIEESVPAERYTMIVDRRQAIHEAIEMASPADVVLIAGKGHETYQIIGTTKTDFDDRIIAKEAIRGKSN; translated from the coding sequence GTGCTTTTAAAACAATTTGCATCGATGCTGACCACCGCCCGCCTTGTGGGCGAATCAAATACAGAATGCCAAAACCTTCAGACAGATTCCCGGCAGGTAAAACCGGGTGATCTGTTTATCTGTCTTCCGGGACATACGGTAGATGGTCATGATTATGCAGAAAAAGCTGTAAATGCTGGTGCAGTCGCATTGGTGGTTGAACGGCAGCTGGATCTGCCTGTACCACAATTGTTGGTGAAGGACAGCCGGTTTGCGATGGCTGTTCTGGCAGATTTCTTTTTTGACTCGCCAAGCCAAAAAATGAATATGATTGGTGTAACGGGAACGAACGGAAAAACAACGACCACCTATTTGATTGAAAAAATCATGAGTGATTACGGACGCAAGACGGGATTGATCGGTACTATTCAAATGCGGTATGACGGTCGCACCTACCCGATGTCCGGAACAACACCAGAGGCGCTTGATCTGCAGCGTAGTCTGCATGATATGGTTCAGAAGGGCACGGACTGTTGTGTTATGGAAGTTTCTTCTCACGCATTGGAACAAGGGCGAGTAAAGGGAACGAATTTCCGTACTGCGGTATTCACTAACCTGACGCAGGATCATTTGGACTACCACCATTCCATGGAAGAATATCGCGGGGCCAAAGGATTGTTCTTTGCACGTCTGGGTAACGGTTATACAGAAGATGTTACACAGCGCAAATTCGCTGTCATCAATGCAGATGATCCGGCTGCGGCTTATTTCATCTCTGTGACTGCGGCTGAAGTGATTACATATGGCATGGGTGAAAAGGCGGATGTACGCGCATCCCAAATCTCAATTACATCTCAGGGAACTTCTTTCCATGTGGATACATTTGCAGGCAACACGAATATTCGCTTGCGCATGGTAGGCAAATTCAATGTGTACAATGCAATGGCAGCCATCTCTGCAGCGCTGGTGGAAGGTATTCCGCTGGAAGAGATCAAGCGCAGTCTGGAGACAGTTCCGGGCGTGGATGGACGTGTTGAAGGAGTGGACGAAGGACAGCCATTTGCTGTTATTGTCGATTATGCCCATACACCGGATGGACTGGAGAATGTGCTGCGGACGGTGAAGGAATTTGCCGAAGGACGTGTGATCTGTGTGTTTGGCTGTGGTGGTGACAGGGACCGTACCAAACGCCCTCTCATGGGGAAAATTGCTGCAAATTATAGTGATTTTGTACTGGTTACTTCCGATAACCCAAGGACAGAAGATCCGGATCTGATTCTTAAAGACATTGAACAGGGCCTGATTGAAGAATCCGTTCCTGCTGAACGTTATACGATGATTGTTGATCGGCGCCAAGCGATTCATGAAGCTATTGAAATGGCAAGCCCAGCCGATGTAGTATTGATTGCGGGCAAGGGTCACGAGACCTATCAGATTATCGGCACAACCAAAACCGATTTTGATGACCGAATCATAGCCAAAGAAGCGATAAGGGGCAAATCCAATTGA
- a CDS encoding adenosylhomocysteinase, producing MTTPALQNSIVKDMGLASEGHLKIDWVEAHMPVLNRIRRQFEQDLPFKGLKVAICLHLEAKTAYLAKVIQAGGAEVTITHSNPLSTQDDVCAALVEDGVTVYAKYNPEPAEFKSLQLRALEVKPDLIIDDGGDFATIIASERPDLAATIRGGAEETTTGIIRLKALAKEGQLKFPMVAVNDAYCKYLFDNRYGTGQSAFDGIIRTTNLVIAGKNVVVAGYGWCGKGVAMRAKGLGANVIVTEIDPIKAVEAHMDGFRVMTMVEAAKLGDFFIAVTGNKDVITGEHYDVMKDGAILSNAGHFDVEVNKPELAKRSESIRTVRRNIEEYRFKDGRKMYLLAEGRLVNLGAADGHPAEIMDTTFALQALGLRYVSENYENLGKNVVNVPYDIDQQVASYKLESLNIGIDSLSAEQEKYLDSWKF from the coding sequence ATGACTACACCTGCATTGCAAAACAGTATTGTTAAAGATATGGGACTCGCTTCAGAGGGTCACCTGAAAATTGACTGGGTAGAAGCGCATATGCCGGTACTGAACCGCATTCGTCGCCAGTTCGAACAGGATCTGCCCTTCAAAGGTTTGAAGGTTGCCATTTGTCTTCATCTGGAAGCGAAAACAGCTTACTTGGCAAAAGTGATCCAAGCGGGTGGTGCAGAAGTAACCATTACGCATAGCAATCCATTGTCTACACAAGATGATGTTTGCGCAGCATTGGTGGAAGACGGGGTTACGGTGTATGCGAAGTACAATCCGGAGCCTGCGGAATTCAAATCACTGCAACTGCGTGCGCTTGAGGTGAAGCCTGATCTCATTATTGATGATGGTGGAGACTTTGCAACCATTATTGCATCCGAGCGCCCGGACCTCGCAGCAACCATTCGCGGAGGAGCAGAAGAAACGACAACGGGTATTATTCGTTTGAAAGCATTGGCGAAAGAAGGCCAATTGAAGTTTCCGATGGTTGCGGTTAATGACGCATACTGCAAGTATCTGTTTGACAATCGCTACGGTACTGGACAATCTGCATTCGACGGGATTATTCGTACAACTAACCTGGTTATCGCTGGTAAAAACGTAGTGGTAGCAGGTTATGGCTGGTGTGGTAAAGGTGTAGCGATGCGCGCCAAAGGTCTTGGAGCGAATGTGATCGTAACCGAAATCGATCCAATCAAAGCGGTAGAAGCACACATGGATGGGTTCCGGGTCATGACAATGGTAGAAGCCGCCAAATTGGGCGATTTCTTCATTGCAGTTACAGGCAATAAGGATGTTATCACAGGTGAGCATTACGATGTGATGAAGGATGGAGCGATCTTGAGTAATGCGGGTCACTTTGATGTTGAAGTGAATAAACCTGAACTGGCTAAACGTTCGGAATCGATTCGCACAGTTCGCCGAAACATTGAGGAATATCGTTTCAAAGATGGTCGTAAAATGTATCTTCTTGCAGAAGGTCGTCTTGTAAACCTAGGTGCAGCAGATGGTCACCCTGCCGAAATCATGGATACGACGTTTGCCCTGCAGGCACTTGGTCTGCGTTATGTGAGTGAGAATTATGAAAACTTGGGTAAAAACGTTGTTAATGTACCTTATGATATTGATCAGCAGGTTGCCAGCTATAAACTTGAGAGCCTGAATATTGGCATCGACTCCTTGTCAGCTGAGCAAGAGAAATACCTGGATAGCTGGAAATTTTAA
- the mraZ gene encoding division/cell wall cluster transcriptional repressor MraZ, translated as MFMGEFQHSIDDKGRVIIPAKFRESLGPSFVVTRGLDQCLFVYPMEEWGVMEQKLKALPLMKSDARAFTRFFFSGATECELDKQGRVNLPGNLREYAKLDKDCVVLGVSNRVEIWSKGIWESYFNQSEEAFNDIAEKLVDFNFDL; from the coding sequence ATGTTTATGGGGGAGTTCCAACATAGCATTGATGATAAGGGTCGGGTTATCATTCCGGCTAAATTCCGCGAATCTCTGGGACCGTCTTTCGTTGTCACACGGGGTTTGGACCAGTGTCTTTTCGTGTACCCCATGGAGGAGTGGGGGGTCATGGAACAGAAGCTCAAAGCACTGCCATTGATGAAATCTGATGCACGTGCGTTTACCCGGTTTTTTTTCTCGGGTGCAACCGAATGTGAACTGGACAAACAGGGCAGGGTAAATCTGCCGGGCAATTTAAGAGAGTATGCCAAGCTTGACAAGGATTGTGTTGTTCTTGGCGTGTCAAACCGGGTGGAGATTTGGAGCAAAGGCATATGGGAGAGTTATTTCAATCAATCCGAAGAAGCATTCAACGACATTGCCGAAAAGCTGGTCGATTTTAATTTTGATTTATAA
- a CDS encoding penicillin-binding transpeptidase domain-containing protein — protein sequence MIKRIKMRTLLIGGCITLFFLVLVTRIFFIQVVNGGVWQERAAGLVEREQTIKAARGTITDRNGNILATDAPAYTVSVNPLLINELGIQDVVTEKLSSLLGKNESEMRALVTAKKEDGKFYQQREVRSEGYKISPELAAQVNELREELQDEYKARNAIVMAQESKRFYPEETLASHLLGYMSRDGKAVNGLEVSYDEALTGTDGYLNYQKDAKGIKLPDSQDNYLPPQNGKNLTLTIDDTIQFYIEDAMKEAVAKYNPLSMTVIAADPNTMEILGMANWPTFNPNTYGSTPDQKNFINHATQSIYEPGSTFKIVTLAGAVEEKLFDPNASFESKRMYIGGFPISDNGHSYGWISYLEGVKRSSNIAFVNLGYNMLGGERLRHYIDEFGFGKKTGIDLPNEAASPIKPLVYKSEIATAAYGHGLVQVTPIQQVAAISAIANGGKLMEPHLVKEIKNPNDGTTEVIKPKVVRQVISKESSKLVSGYLEQVVADQTIGTGRNAYIEGYRVAGKTGTARKVVNGAYSKSKDVVSFIGFAPVNNPKIAILVVIDQPDGTNIGGGTAAAPVFKKIVSQTLQYMGIPKDTAKTPDKKSKEVSVVQAKAPDLSGKTAKQARSQLLSAGIAYVTLGQGDNVIRQYPVAGASMNPGQRIYLLTEESSKMKIPDLTGESLRDALEVLSLMKVGVTVKGEGYVVKQTEQVAGEQRTVQLKLQTAKAAVTGIADEAPISSDPSSEAEVKEQEASAGEAKTDETDGTEETDNNKAPANESESSDDPATNGASLP from the coding sequence ATGATAAAAAGAATAAAGATGCGCACGTTGCTTATAGGGGGATGTATTACCCTCTTTTTTCTTGTACTCGTAACCCGAATCTTTTTCATTCAAGTTGTGAATGGCGGTGTATGGCAGGAACGAGCGGCCGGATTGGTAGAGCGGGAACAGACGATTAAGGCTGCACGTGGAACGATTACGGATCGAAACGGTAACATTTTGGCTACCGATGCCCCTGCCTATACGGTCTCCGTTAATCCGTTATTAATTAATGAACTCGGAATTCAGGATGTTGTTACGGAGAAGCTCTCTTCCCTTCTTGGAAAAAATGAGAGTGAAATGCGTGCTCTGGTCACAGCCAAAAAGGAAGATGGCAAGTTCTATCAGCAACGTGAAGTACGCAGTGAAGGTTATAAAATAAGTCCTGAACTTGCGGCACAAGTCAACGAGTTGCGTGAAGAACTGCAAGATGAATATAAGGCACGTAATGCAATTGTGATGGCTCAGGAGTCGAAGCGTTTTTACCCTGAAGAAACACTTGCTTCTCACCTCTTGGGATATATGAGCCGTGATGGGAAAGCTGTCAATGGACTTGAAGTCTCATATGATGAAGCACTGACAGGCACAGACGGATATTTGAATTATCAGAAGGATGCCAAAGGCATTAAACTTCCGGATTCACAGGATAACTATCTGCCACCTCAGAACGGTAAGAACCTTACGCTGACCATCGATGATACGATCCAGTTCTACATTGAGGATGCAATGAAAGAAGCCGTTGCCAAGTATAATCCACTGAGCATGACGGTCATTGCTGCAGACCCAAACACGATGGAGATTCTGGGGATGGCGAACTGGCCAACCTTTAACCCGAATACCTATGGGAGTACACCTGATCAAAAGAATTTTATCAACCATGCTACGCAATCCATCTATGAGCCAGGTAGTACATTCAAAATAGTTACGCTAGCAGGGGCTGTTGAAGAAAAACTCTTTGATCCCAATGCAAGTTTTGAATCCAAACGCATGTATATCGGTGGTTTCCCGATTAGTGATAATGGTCATTCCTATGGTTGGATCTCGTATCTCGAAGGTGTCAAACGGTCAAGTAACATCGCTTTTGTTAACTTGGGTTACAACATGCTTGGCGGCGAACGTCTGCGTCATTACATAGACGAATTCGGCTTCGGCAAAAAGACGGGTATTGATCTGCCAAATGAGGCAGCGTCCCCGATCAAGCCACTGGTTTACAAATCTGAGATTGCCACGGCAGCCTATGGTCATGGTCTTGTACAGGTAACACCAATTCAACAGGTCGCAGCCATCTCTGCGATTGCCAACGGTGGCAAATTGATGGAGCCACATCTGGTAAAGGAGATCAAGAACCCAAATGATGGAACAACGGAAGTCATCAAACCCAAAGTTGTTCGTCAGGTGATTTCCAAGGAATCTTCCAAACTGGTGAGTGGTTATCTGGAACAAGTCGTTGCAGACCAAACGATTGGTACCGGTCGTAACGCCTATATTGAAGGTTACCGTGTAGCTGGTAAGACAGGTACGGCAAGAAAGGTTGTTAACGGAGCATACAGCAAGTCAAAAGACGTTGTATCGTTTATTGGATTCGCGCCCGTGAATAATCCAAAGATTGCTATACTTGTTGTCATTGACCAACCGGATGGAACCAACATTGGGGGAGGAACTGCAGCTGCCCCGGTGTTCAAAAAGATTGTCAGCCAGACTCTTCAATACATGGGAATACCCAAAGATACAGCCAAAACTCCTGACAAAAAGTCAAAAGAAGTCTCTGTCGTGCAAGCCAAGGCGCCTGACTTGAGTGGCAAGACAGCCAAACAAGCCAGAAGCCAGCTTCTAAGCGCAGGTATTGCTTATGTTACTCTTGGTCAAGGTGATAATGTAATTCGGCAGTATCCGGTTGCTGGCGCCTCTATGAATCCAGGCCAACGAATCTATCTGCTAACGGAAGAAAGCAGCAAGATGAAGATTCCCGATCTAACAGGTGAATCTCTCCGTGATGCCCTTGAAGTACTTTCTCTCATGAAGGTGGGGGTTACGGTCAAGGGTGAGGGCTATGTCGTGAAGCAAACCGAGCAGGTCGCAGGTGAGCAGAGAACTGTACAGTTGAAATTGCAAACTGCCAAAGCTGCAGTGACAGGTATAGCCGATGAGGCTCCAATCTCTTCTGATCCGTCGTCAGAAGCTGAAGTGAAGGAACAAGAGGCTTCGGCCGGAGAAGCTAAAACCGACGAAACAGACGGAACAGAAGAAACAGATAACAACAAAGCTCCTGCCAATGAATCCGAATCCTCTGACGATCCAGCAACAAACGGAGCTTCGCTTCCTTAG
- a CDS encoding stage V sporulation protein D, translating to MKGSSVNLRRRLLWSLMILVLLFSALMIRLAYVQLGEGPELSAKAEESWRRNIPYSAKRGEILDRNGTSLAYNVTTPTIMAIPAQVKEAETTAKALAPLLGMTEEKVLATIKKRELIVRLQPGGRKITMEKAQRIRDLKLPGIVVAEDNKRFYPYDDLAAHILGFTGIDNQGLTGVEKKYDDKLNGLNGSVSYLSDAAGRLMPGSSEKYVEPKDGLNLKLTIDKSIQSIMERELDQAMVKFQANSALAIAMNPKTGEILGMSSRPGYEPADYQQYPAEIYNRNLPIWMTYEPGSTFKIITLAAALEEKKVNLQQDQFFDPGYVEVGGARLRCWKKGGHGSQTFLQVVENSCNPGFVALGQRLGKESLFSYIKDFGFGTKTGIDLSGEASGILFKLSRVGPVELATTAFGQGVSVTPIQQVAAVSAAINGGKLYKPYVTKAWVHPVTGEVMEEAKPELVRQVISENTSKQVREALESVVAKGTGRPAFIDGYRVGGKTGTAQKVINGRYSSTEHIVSFIGFAPADDPQIVVYTAVDNPKGIQFGGVVAAPIVQNILEDALHYMNVPVRKDQVAKEYKYGETKIVTVPDLTGATVEDLYEDLNMNFMLAKSGSGKYVINQAPKPGARVDQGSTIRIYMGDVLNDAHDHTKDE from the coding sequence GTGAAGGGATCAAGCGTAAATCTGCGACGCAGGTTGCTATGGAGTTTAATGATTTTAGTTTTGTTATTTTCGGCCCTGATGATCAGGCTTGCTTATGTACAGCTCGGGGAAGGCCCTGAATTGTCAGCAAAAGCAGAAGAATCCTGGCGGCGTAATATTCCTTACTCAGCCAAGCGAGGGGAGATCCTGGATCGAAATGGAACCTCTCTGGCCTATAATGTGACAACACCAACCATTATGGCCATTCCGGCTCAGGTGAAAGAAGCTGAAACGACGGCTAAAGCGCTGGCTCCATTGCTTGGGATGACGGAAGAAAAAGTGCTGGCAACCATCAAGAAACGAGAACTCATTGTACGACTACAACCCGGCGGCCGCAAAATTACGATGGAGAAAGCTCAGCGCATCCGTGATTTGAAGCTTCCGGGTATCGTTGTTGCTGAGGACAATAAACGTTTTTATCCTTATGACGATTTGGCTGCCCATATTCTTGGTTTTACGGGCATTGATAATCAGGGCTTAACGGGTGTTGAGAAGAAATATGATGATAAGCTGAATGGTTTGAATGGCAGTGTGTCCTACTTGTCCGATGCGGCCGGAAGGCTAATGCCGGGCTCATCCGAGAAGTATGTGGAACCGAAGGACGGCCTTAACCTCAAGCTGACCATTGATAAATCCATTCAGTCCATCATGGAGAGAGAACTGGATCAGGCCATGGTGAAGTTCCAGGCGAACTCAGCATTGGCCATAGCGATGAATCCCAAAACAGGTGAAATCTTGGGGATGTCCAGTAGGCCGGGATACGAACCTGCCGATTATCAGCAATATCCCGCAGAGATATACAATCGCAATTTACCGATCTGGATGACCTACGAGCCGGGCTCCACATTTAAAATTATTACTTTGGCAGCAGCGCTTGAAGAGAAAAAGGTCAATCTGCAACAGGATCAATTTTTTGATCCCGGATACGTTGAGGTGGGTGGAGCCCGTCTGCGTTGCTGGAAAAAGGGCGGCCATGGAAGTCAGACCTTCTTACAAGTTGTGGAGAACTCATGTAACCCGGGCTTTGTGGCTTTGGGGCAGAGGCTGGGCAAAGAATCGTTGTTCTCCTACATTAAAGACTTCGGCTTTGGTACCAAGACAGGGATCGACCTCAGCGGAGAAGCCAGTGGAATTCTGTTCAAACTGTCCAGAGTGGGACCAGTCGAGCTTGCAACAACGGCTTTTGGTCAAGGTGTATCGGTAACGCCCATTCAGCAAGTAGCTGCTGTGTCAGCGGCCATCAATGGGGGTAAACTTTACAAGCCTTATGTTACAAAAGCGTGGGTCCATCCGGTCACGGGAGAAGTCATGGAAGAAGCCAAGCCGGAACTGGTTCGTCAGGTGATCTCGGAGAATACATCCAAACAAGTACGTGAAGCACTCGAGAGTGTTGTCGCAAAAGGTACCGGGCGTCCGGCATTCATTGATGGATACCGGGTCGGTGGCAAAACAGGTACAGCCCAGAAGGTTATCAACGGACGTTATTCCTCGACCGAGCATATTGTATCCTTTATCGGGTTTGCACCGGCAGATGACCCACAGATTGTGGTCTATACGGCAGTTGATAATCCCAAAGGAATTCAGTTCGGAGGTGTGGTTGCCGCCCCGATTGTGCAGAACATCCTTGAAGATGCTTTGCATTATATGAATGTCCCTGTTCGGAAGGATCAGGTCGCCAAAGAATACAAGTATGGTGAAACCAAAATCGTGACAGTCCCAGACCTGACAGGAGCTACTGTTGAAGATCTGTACGAAGACCTGAACATGAATTTTATGCTGGCGAAGTCTGGCAGTGGTAAATACGTGATTAATCAGGCACCTAAACCTGGGGCGAGGGTAGATCAGGGATCAACCATCCGCATTTATATGGGGGATGTACTGAACGATGCACATGATCACACAAAGGATGAATAA
- the bshC gene encoding bacillithiol biosynthesis cysteine-adding enzyme BshC → MNGITEALRSGSRLAEDYICSRDAARGLYEYDIRWESGLQARAEWLDQSENTRIDRCDLAEYLRIYNKRVNDHGEVHASITRLAEEDALVVTGGQQSGLLTGPLFVIYKAASVVAAAREAEERLQRPVVPVFWIAGEDHDWDEVNHTYLPDHQGDIKKVKLQGRFAGRDSVSNVHVDTQQWMNVLEQVEHLLPDTIHKPGLMKCITEIHHSSSNLSDAFARMISALFASSGLVLMDASDPDLRRLEQPVFERLIRKNEMLRNAYTQGASLVQQAGYAMPAEVAEDGANLFYIHEGARLLLLLKDGLYSDRKGLVSFTEERLLQELGEHPERFSNNVLTRPLMQDSVLPVAAVILGQGEIAYWGLTREAFRQFGLQMPILLPRLSFTIMEDTHHKHMKQYGLSFQDVQYHMEEKKEQWLAQQETFQVDEQFDKVQEAFLDLYGPLLDEIAEIHPGLERIGDTNLSKINEQMQYLKQQTHKAIEDKHNVSLRHWNGIQNSLFPTGKPQERVHNALFYLNRYGTEWIDELIKASSEFLGEHKVIAL, encoded by the coding sequence ATGAACGGTATTACCGAGGCACTCCGCAGCGGATCAAGACTTGCAGAAGATTATATCTGTTCAAGAGATGCTGCGCGTGGCCTTTACGAGTATGACATTCGCTGGGAATCAGGACTTCAGGCGCGTGCCGAGTGGCTGGACCAATCGGAGAACACACGTATTGATCGTTGTGATCTGGCAGAGTATTTACGTATATATAATAAGCGGGTGAACGACCATGGAGAGGTTCATGCGTCCATCACACGTCTTGCAGAAGAAGATGCACTAGTGGTTACAGGAGGACAGCAGAGCGGTCTGCTCACCGGACCACTGTTCGTCATATACAAAGCCGCCAGCGTAGTGGCAGCTGCGCGTGAAGCGGAAGAAAGACTTCAACGCCCGGTAGTCCCAGTATTTTGGATTGCAGGTGAAGACCATGACTGGGATGAGGTTAACCACACGTATCTGCCTGATCATCAGGGAGACATCAAGAAGGTCAAGTTACAAGGACGATTCGCAGGAAGGGATTCTGTCAGTAATGTTCATGTGGATACACAGCAGTGGATGAATGTACTCGAACAGGTGGAACATCTTTTACCTGATACGATACATAAACCAGGACTGATGAAATGTATCACAGAGATCCATCATTCCAGTTCGAATCTGAGTGATGCATTTGCCCGCATGATATCTGCCTTGTTTGCCAGCAGTGGCCTTGTTCTAATGGATGCATCGGATCCAGATTTACGCAGGTTGGAACAGCCTGTGTTTGAGCGGTTGATACGAAAAAATGAAATGCTGCGCAACGCATACACACAAGGTGCTTCGCTGGTACAACAAGCTGGTTATGCTATGCCTGCCGAAGTAGCAGAGGATGGAGCCAATCTGTTCTACATTCATGAAGGTGCGCGTCTACTCTTGTTGTTGAAAGACGGGTTATATAGTGATCGCAAAGGTTTGGTTTCTTTCACAGAGGAACGTTTGCTTCAGGAACTGGGAGAACATCCGGAGCGCTTCAGTAACAACGTACTGACACGTCCATTAATGCAAGATTCTGTGCTGCCTGTAGCCGCTGTTATTTTGGGGCAAGGTGAAATTGCATATTGGGGTTTGACTCGGGAGGCATTCCGTCAGTTCGGACTGCAAATGCCCATTTTGTTGCCACGGTTGTCTTTCACCATTATGGAAGATACTCATCACAAACACATGAAACAATATGGACTTTCTTTTCAGGATGTTCAATATCATATGGAAGAAAAGAAGGAGCAGTGGCTCGCACAGCAGGAGACGTTCCAGGTAGATGAACAGTTCGACAAGGTTCAGGAAGCGTTTCTTGATCTGTATGGACCGTTGCTTGATGAGATCGCGGAGATTCATCCGGGGCTGGAACGAATTGGCGATACCAATTTGAGTAAAATCAACGAGCAGATGCAGTATCTGAAACAGCAGACTCACAAAGCTATCGAAGATAAACACAATGTGAGTTTAAGGCACTGGAATGGCATTCAGAACTCCTTATTCCCAACGGGCAAACCACAGGAACGAGTACATAATGCACTCTTTTACCTGAATCGTTATGGCACCGAGTGGATCGATGAACTGATTAAGGCCTCAAGCGAATTCCTTGGAGAGCATAAGGTTATTGCACTATAG